One Ignavibacterium album JCM 16511 genomic region harbors:
- a CDS encoding outer membrane beta-barrel family protein produces the protein MIRLLLTLVVAVNMIAFAQSTSSSAGKIVSGVVLDSATTSALPFANITLHSKSDSSFVTGSSTDIEGEFELNNIAEGDYYLKISFVGYNTKYIPNLRISKASQKLDLGKITLSKVTYELDAAEVVGEKVSEELHLDKKVINVSQNLNAQGGNALDVLQNQPSVRVDPDGTVYLRGSSNFTVYVNGKPYPLQGSDALKQISASTIENIELITNPSSKYDAEGSAGIININLKAQKDYSMSGILNLNSGTGDKYNADGTVNYNHNGLSLNAGLDYRNNMFLNNQEIQRVSILRSFTQLLETKVSVRNKREQFSFRGGMDYTFNPKSSLGLTLGVGMVDIVGGLSTNVLKNQSGLSNYSVIRNKMEIPVKYVNTTLNYQYKFEPDVNDIYFEATYNYVDVPNDQLTEEFASNENYNSLTELISKVSYSNGSTRNEGRAKLNYKHKLSEGTTIETGVQTNYSFRNLSAVNKIFDKNLNDYVVDYNLTNEFDLRNNVYAGYVSFTSQIAEFNYMIGLRGEYMDRFLDQKTLSQSYTFEKMDFFPSVNVSRKIDDHQLQLSYSRRVNRPNENILNPFPFFTDPNISVAGNPKLKPEYIDAVEFNYQKMFGGVFFSAQTYYRKSKDSFTQTFSTDSTGKLNIVFNNYGNSDVYGAELSSSFSVAEIFKFDPSVNLFQTHLDGLADGKVIVKNFFNWSARLNATVTITPDTRFMLSGNYMKFVDAQSESEPFMQISASLRQEFFNKAMSLTLQARNLFKASDMKFTTTGSNFNGSAFIRPEAPVFSLIFSYNFNNFKRTQRANDNIDIPTGL, from the coding sequence ATGATTCGTTTATTATTAACTCTCGTTGTAGCTGTGAATATGATTGCTTTTGCTCAAAGCACATCTTCATCAGCTGGTAAAATTGTAAGTGGTGTGGTGCTTGACTCTGCAACTACTTCGGCACTGCCGTTTGCAAATATTACTTTGCATTCAAAATCTGATTCATCATTTGTTACAGGTTCCTCAACAGACATTGAAGGCGAATTTGAACTAAACAATATAGCAGAAGGCGACTATTATCTGAAGATAAGTTTTGTTGGATATAACACTAAGTACATTCCTAATCTGAGAATAAGTAAAGCCAGTCAGAAACTTGATTTGGGTAAAATTACTTTATCAAAAGTAACTTATGAATTAGATGCTGCTGAGGTAGTTGGCGAAAAAGTAAGTGAAGAACTACATCTTGATAAAAAGGTAATCAATGTTTCGCAGAACCTTAATGCTCAAGGTGGGAATGCACTTGATGTACTTCAGAATCAGCCATCAGTTCGCGTTGATCCTGATGGAACGGTTTACCTTCGAGGAAGTTCAAACTTTACAGTTTATGTTAACGGTAAACCTTATCCATTGCAAGGTTCTGATGCTTTGAAACAGATTTCTGCAAGTACAATTGAAAACATAGAATTGATTACAAATCCATCCTCAAAATATGATGCTGAAGGTTCTGCAGGTATAATTAACATAAATTTGAAAGCCCAAAAAGACTATTCAATGAGCGGAATCCTAAATCTTAATAGCGGAACCGGAGATAAATACAACGCTGATGGAACTGTAAATTACAACCATAATGGTTTGAGTCTTAATGCCGGGCTTGATTACAGGAACAATATGTTTCTTAATAACCAGGAAATTCAACGGGTTAGTATTCTGAGAAGTTTTACTCAATTACTGGAGACTAAGGTATCTGTGAGAAATAAAAGAGAACAGTTTTCTTTCAGAGGCGGAATGGATTATACTTTTAATCCAAAGAGTTCTCTTGGATTAACATTAGGAGTTGGTATGGTTGATATTGTTGGCGGACTAAGTACTAATGTTTTGAAGAATCAATCAGGTTTATCAAATTATTCTGTCATAAGAAATAAAATGGAAATACCAGTTAAGTATGTTAATACAACTTTAAACTATCAGTATAAATTTGAGCCGGATGTTAATGATATATATTTCGAGGCAACTTATAATTATGTGGATGTTCCTAATGATCAATTAACAGAAGAATTTGCATCGAATGAAAACTATAATTCATTAACTGAACTGATAAGCAAAGTATCATATTCAAATGGCTCCACAAGAAATGAAGGACGAGCAAAGCTCAATTACAAACACAAATTGTCTGAAGGAACAACAATCGAAACAGGTGTTCAGACAAATTATTCTTTCAGAAATCTGAGTGCAGTAAATAAAATCTTTGATAAAAATCTGAATGATTATGTTGTTGATTATAATCTTACAAATGAATTTGACTTAAGAAATAATGTGTATGCCGGATATGTTTCTTTTACTTCTCAGATTGCCGAATTTAATTATATGATCGGATTGCGTGGTGAATATATGGACAGATTTCTCGATCAGAAAACTTTATCGCAATCATATACTTTTGAAAAAATGGATTTCTTCCCATCAGTAAATGTGTCAAGAAAAATTGATGATCATCAGCTTCAATTGAGTTACAGCAGAAGAGTCAACAGACCAAATGAAAATATATTGAATCCATTTCCATTCTTCACGGACCCGAATATTTCAGTTGCAGGAAATCCAAAACTTAAACCTGAGTATATTGATGCTGTTGAATTTAATTATCAGAAAATGTTTGGTGGAGTATTCTTCTCTGCGCAAACTTATTACAGAAAGTCAAAAGACTCTTTTACTCAAACATTCTCAACAGATTCTACCGGCAAGCTGAATATAGTTTTTAACAATTATGGTAACTCTGATGTTTATGGTGCTGAGCTTTCGTCAAGTTTTTCTGTGGCAGAGATTTTCAAATTTGATCCGTCTGTTAATTTATTTCAAACGCACCTTGATGGCCTTGCCGATGGTAAAGTAATTGTGAAAAATTTTTTCAATTGGTCTGCAAGACTTAATGCAACTGTTACAATAACTCCCGACACAAGATTTATGTTATCAGGAAATTATATGAAGTTTGTTGATGCACAATCAGAGTCGGAGCCTTTTATGCAGATAAGTGCTTCGCTTCGTCAGGAATTTTTTAACAAAGCAATGTCATTAACATTACAGGCAAGAAATTTATTCAAAGCATCGGATATGAAATTCACAACTACCGGTTCAAACTTTAATGGAAGTGCTTTTATCAGACCTGAAGCTCCGGTCTTTTCTCTGATATTCTCTTATAACTTTAACAACTTTAAGAGAACTCAGCGAGCAAATGATAATATTGATATTCCGACAGGATTGTAA